GCCAGAACGTCGCGGGCGGACAGCACGAGGTACTCGGTGCCGCCGGTCTTGACTTCGGTTCCACCGTACTTGGAGTAGATAACGACGTCGCCAACGGCTACGTCGACCGGAACGCGGTTGCCATCTTCAAAGCGGCCGGGGCCGACTGCAACAACTTCACCTTCCTGCGGCTTCTCCTGCGCGGAGTCCGGGATAACCAGGCCGGAAGCCGTGGTCTGCTCTGCTTCGAGCGGGCGGACAACAATACGATCCTCAAGAGGCTTAATAGAGACCGACACTCGGACCTCTCCTTTACGTCAGCAAATTTATGGACTGGAAAACTGTTGCGCCTGAGCATACAAACCGTCGTCGCGGTGCCGGCAGCAGCGTGGCTGGCAGTTCTTCATGTGTTAGCACCCTCCTAGGGAGAGTGCTAATGATGACTCTATGTAAGTGGTTAGCACTCGGTCAAGGCGAGTGCCAGAATTTCGTCCCCGGTGAACGGCTAGCGCCCTGCCAGGTCCTCAAAATCGACGTCGTCACCGTCGTCCGTGTCGTCGTCGTTCGTAACGTTGCGGTTCCGGTAAAGCAGGACGGCGGCGGCGAGCGCCGTAACCACAGAGGCAATGAGGAACACGAGGCCGCCCGTTCGGACTGCCGCATAGGACTCGCGGATTTCCCGAGCCTCGTCGGTGGCGTCCTGGATGTTCTTGCCGCCCACCGAGTACACCGTTGCGTTGAAGGAATCCAGGAAGAAGATGATGACCAGAAGTGCCAGGCAGACCACGGCGATGGCGGAACCGGCGATCAGCGCAGTCCGGGCATATTTGGCAAGTCCGGTGTGCTGCGGGCGGTCATTGCCCTGGTCATCGACGGGTGGCTGCTGCACTGCGCTGTCTTCCATGCCTTCAACCCTAGCCGCACCGCGGGTGCAGGGCTCCTCGATTAGGCTTGATGACATGGCTGACGCATTGCAGGACCTGATCGCCCCGCTCCTGACCAGCGAAGGCTGGGAGCTGCTGGCGTCGCTGGGGCCCTACCGGGAGGACGACGCGTTCCGGCTCAACGAGTCGCTCCGGAAGGCCGGCCACTCCCCCGCACTGGTGTCCGCCGTCCTCACCCAGTCCAGGCTGCGGACCAAGGCCGAGGCCAAATTCGGCGAATTCGCCCGGCAGATGATCTTCACGCCCGCCGGGCTGGAGCAGGCCACCCGCCTCAACGTCGCCGCCCGGCACGCAGAACGGTTCGCGTCCGCCGGGATCGAGCATGTGGCCGATCTCGGCTGCGGGCTGGGTGCCGATTCGATGGCCCTGGCCTCCATGGACATCAGGGTTACCGCCGTGGAAATGGATGAGACCACCGCTGCCTGCGCCACCATGAACCTGATTCCTTTCCCGCACGCCAGCGTGGTCCACTCCGATGCGACCTCCGTCCCGCTCGAGG
Above is a window of Arthrobacter sp. FB24 DNA encoding:
- the groES gene encoding co-chaperone GroES, which encodes MSVSIKPLEDRIVVRPLEAEQTTASGLVIPDSAQEKPQEGEVVAVGPGRFEDGNRVPVDVAVGDVVIYSKYGGTEVKTGGTEYLVLSARDVLAIVVK